The following are encoded in a window of Saccharothrix longispora genomic DNA:
- a CDS encoding AAA family ATPase, which yields MNDGLVYQGTGGVARTSITDLPPPPPWRTFTGTGTTSRPTDDGGEGDRRVGAVRSVPRTPQPDEVAMVNAAIRLRRPLLVTGAPGTGKSSLAYLVARELGLGPVLRWPVTSKTTLKEGLYLYDAIGRVQAVGAGDPDSGIGDYIHLGPLGTALLPHDLPRVLLIDELDKGDIDLPNDLLNVFEEGEYEIPELVRHAKHRAEVDVLTADRGHTATVQHGLVRCREFPIVIITSNGEREFPPAFLRRCLRLHVEQPGREQLGQMVAVHFGDAHGVDLGRLIGDFLHHREDVGTVSADQLLNAVHLATSGAYQQDEDWTDLLKAIWHPLSAEAG from the coding sequence ATGAACGACGGACTCGTCTACCAGGGCACGGGCGGGGTCGCGCGGACCTCGATCACGGACCTGCCCCCGCCCCCGCCGTGGCGCACGTTCACGGGCACCGGCACCACCTCGCGGCCCACCGACGACGGCGGCGAGGGCGACCGCCGCGTCGGCGCCGTGCGCAGCGTCCCCCGCACCCCGCAGCCCGACGAGGTCGCGATGGTCAACGCCGCCATCCGCCTGCGCAGGCCCCTGCTCGTGACCGGCGCACCGGGCACCGGCAAGTCGTCCCTGGCCTACCTGGTCGCCCGGGAGCTGGGCCTGGGCCCGGTGCTGCGCTGGCCGGTGACCAGCAAGACCACCCTCAAGGAGGGGCTGTACCTCTACGACGCCATCGGGCGCGTGCAGGCCGTCGGCGCGGGGGACCCCGACTCGGGCATCGGCGACTACATCCACCTCGGGCCGCTGGGCACCGCCCTGCTCCCCCACGACCTGCCGCGCGTGCTGCTGATCGACGAACTCGACAAGGGCGACATCGACCTGCCCAACGACCTCCTCAACGTCTTCGAGGAGGGCGAGTACGAGATCCCGGAACTCGTCCGCCACGCCAAGCACCGCGCCGAGGTCGACGTGCTCACCGCCGACCGGGGCCACACCGCGACGGTGCAGCACGGCCTGGTGCGCTGCCGCGAGTTCCCGATCGTGATCATCACGAGCAACGGCGAGCGCGAGTTCCCGCCCGCCTTCCTCCGCCGCTGCCTCAGGTTGCACGTCGAGCAGCCCGGCCGCGAGCAACTCGGCCAGATGGTCGCCGTGCACTTCGGCGACGCCCACGGCGTGGACCTCGGCCGCCTGATCGGCGACTTCCTGCACCACCGCGAGGACGTCGGCACCGTCTCCGCCGACCAGCTGCTCAACGCCGTGCACCTCGCGACCTCGGGCGCCTACCAGCAGGACGAGGACTGGACCGACCTGCTCAAGGCGATCTGGCACCCGCTGTCCGCGGAGGCCGGATGA
- a CDS encoding ANTAR domain-containing protein: protein MVGDNGRDDSLTARIASLEAEVVGLRKAVQTRTVIGQATGLISAVQGCTPQEGFQLLVRMSQHHNVKLHTIALKLLDLSVELGPRQAVRAVHHPGESNGLVAASEWPGVDVVHAARQLVAAYDAARQSDDERPEVRRQLADQVTLAGRLLAEKLTEVGWLPEA, encoded by the coding sequence GTGGTCGGGGACAACGGCCGAGACGATTCGCTGACCGCGCGGATCGCCAGCCTCGAGGCCGAGGTGGTGGGGCTGCGCAAGGCCGTGCAGACGCGCACGGTCATCGGTCAGGCCACCGGCCTGATCTCCGCCGTCCAGGGGTGCACGCCCCAGGAGGGCTTCCAGCTGCTCGTGCGCATGTCGCAGCACCACAACGTGAAACTGCACACGATCGCCCTGAAGCTGCTCGACCTGTCCGTCGAGCTCGGACCGCGCCAGGCCGTGCGCGCGGTGCACCACCCGGGCGAGTCCAACGGCCTGGTCGCCGCGTCCGAGTGGCCGGGCGTGGACGTGGTGCACGCGGCGCGGCAGCTCGTCGCCGCGTACGACGCCGCCCGGCAGTCCGACGACGAACGGCCCGAGGTGCGAAGACAGCTGGCCGACCAGGTCACGCTGGCCGGCCGGCTGCTCGCGGAGAAGCTCACCGAGGTCGGTTGGCTGCCCGAGGCGTGA
- a CDS encoding VMAP-C domain-containing protein, protein MVHADDNGGRGLLIPLVDALSRVPTLADRAGRNLIIRMMSAELRETLLVEEHPTATGHLFSLAEVCQQSPERLAALVRVVAKFESDSHAMVELRHLVAELTPLDLFPTTERARLFTLLAGVVVPDIADIYRAVAGPTAPGLFGPTTYYEVFRVLETLNARPDGIPRPLVFVEHIAAKVRTELAIELHRWNEARARAMNLLDELLLIRDGLRPDTAEPLTPPVGAPAYLVVRISREGPTGDHYRVSHWRQLGGDQRAWSPLHGEDVVGPLEAVKRAVAALVEKVEDDWAQYSPDIRIEFVLDYENLNLDVDQWPWENDPFLAQPMGCRYPVVVRSLERMTTRRYHREWRQRWDELARQLTRSGSLASGATCRGLSCTPDGLRELQSRFNRERGLVSLVLSEPPRRGATGRDEVAVGVKAGVPLILWHRDDCGSADFTGLVESLLHDQDEHHLLERVRLARTTAFAEGPARRHVGQALTVLYDDPTRLVVPSQPGPPEGVAG, encoded by the coding sequence ATGGTCCACGCGGACGACAACGGCGGCCGGGGCCTGCTCATCCCCCTGGTCGACGCGTTGAGCCGCGTGCCCACCCTGGCCGACCGCGCCGGTCGCAACCTGATCATCCGCATGATGTCCGCAGAATTGCGGGAAACGTTGTTGGTGGAGGAACACCCGACGGCCACGGGGCACCTGTTCAGCCTGGCCGAGGTGTGCCAGCAGAGCCCCGAACGGCTCGCCGCGCTCGTGCGGGTCGTGGCCAAGTTCGAGTCCGACTCGCACGCGATGGTGGAATTGCGCCACCTGGTCGCCGAACTCACCCCCTTGGACTTGTTCCCGACGACCGAACGGGCACGGCTGTTCACACTGCTGGCCGGTGTCGTGGTGCCCGACATAGCCGACATCTACCGCGCCGTCGCCGGCCCCACCGCGCCCGGCCTGTTCGGACCGACGACCTATTACGAGGTCTTCCGGGTTCTGGAAACATTGAATGCCAGGCCGGATGGAATACCGAGGCCGCTGGTGTTCGTGGAGCACATCGCGGCGAAGGTGCGGACCGAACTCGCGATCGAGCTGCACCGCTGGAACGAGGCGCGGGCACGCGCCATGAACCTGCTCGACGAGCTGCTGCTGATCCGCGATGGGCTGCGCCCGGACACCGCCGAACCGCTCACCCCGCCGGTCGGCGCACCCGCGTACCTGGTGGTGCGGATCAGCCGCGAGGGCCCGACCGGCGACCACTACCGGGTGTCCCACTGGCGGCAGCTCGGCGGCGACCAGCGCGCGTGGTCCCCGCTGCACGGCGAGGACGTCGTCGGGCCGCTGGAGGCGGTCAAGCGCGCGGTGGCGGCACTGGTCGAGAAGGTCGAGGACGACTGGGCGCAGTACAGCCCGGACATCCGGATCGAGTTCGTGCTGGACTACGAGAACCTCAACCTCGACGTGGACCAGTGGCCGTGGGAGAACGACCCGTTCCTGGCCCAGCCGATGGGGTGCCGCTACCCGGTGGTGGTGCGGAGCCTGGAGCGGATGACGACGAGGCGGTACCACCGCGAGTGGCGGCAGCGGTGGGACGAGCTGGCCCGCCAGCTGACCCGGTCCGGAAGCCTGGCGTCCGGGGCGACGTGCCGCGGGCTGTCGTGCACCCCGGACGGCCTGCGGGAGTTGCAGTCGAGGTTCAACCGGGAGCGCGGTCTGGTGTCGCTGGTGCTGTCGGAACCACCGCGGCGGGGGGCGACCGGGCGGGACGAGGTCGCCGTCGGGGTGAAGGCGGGGGTGCCGCTGATCCTGTGGCACCGCGACGACTGCGGCTCGGCCGACTTCACCGGGTTGGTCGAGTCGCTGCTCCACGACCAGGACGAGCACCACCTGCTCGAACGGGTCCGGTTGGCCCGGACCACGGCGTTCGCGGAAGGCCCCGCGCGGCGCCACGTCGGCCAGGCGCTGACGGTCCTCTACGACGACCCCACCCGGCTCGTCGTGCCCAGTCAACCGGGGCCCCCGGAGGGGGTTGCGGGATGA
- a CDS encoding CsbD family protein codes for MGADEKFDNKAEELKGKAKAAVGDATDNEQWQAEGRAEQAKGSLKQAAEKVKDAFRAGDK; via the coding sequence ATGGGCGCCGACGAGAAGTTCGACAACAAGGCCGAAGAGCTCAAGGGCAAGGCCAAGGCGGCGGTCGGTGACGCCACCGACAACGAGCAGTGGCAGGCCGAGGGCCGCGCCGAGCAGGCCAAGGGCTCCCTCAAGCAGGCGGCCGAGAAGGTTAAGGACGCCTTCCGCGCCGGTGACAAGTAG
- a CDS encoding lytic polysaccharide monooxygenase auxiliary activity family 9 protein, with translation MSLRRRIAAVAAGVLAAPLVTVVLPSAPAFAHGYISSPASRQAQCARNLVPCGDIKWEPQSVEGPKGLRSCNGGVARFAELNDNNKGWRVASTGRTVTFNWTFTARHATANYEYYVNGQRVGNFSGNNQQPPATVSHTVTLPSSGRQTVLAIWNISDTANAFYSCVDVNAG, from the coding sequence ATGTCACTCCGTCGAAGGATCGCCGCCGTGGCGGCGGGCGTGCTGGCCGCACCGCTCGTGACCGTCGTGCTGCCGAGCGCGCCCGCGTTCGCGCACGGCTACATCTCGTCCCCGGCCAGCCGCCAGGCCCAGTGCGCCCGCAACCTCGTCCCCTGCGGCGACATCAAGTGGGAGCCGCAGAGCGTGGAGGGCCCGAAGGGCCTGCGCAGCTGCAACGGCGGCGTCGCCCGGTTCGCCGAGTTGAACGACAACAACAAGGGCTGGCGGGTCGCCTCGACCGGACGGACGGTCACGTTCAACTGGACCTTCACCGCCCGGCACGCCACGGCCAACTACGAGTACTACGTGAACGGCCAGCGGGTGGGCAACTTCAGCGGCAACAACCAGCAGCCGCCGGCCACCGTGTCGCACACGGTGACCCTGCCCTCCTCCGGTCGCCAGACGGTGCTCGCCATCTGGAACATCAGCGACACCGCGAACGCGTTCTACTCCTGCGTCGACGTGAACGCGGGCTGA
- a CDS encoding UdgX family uracil-DNA binding protein (This protein belongs to the uracil DNA glycosylase superfamily, members of which act in excision repair of DNA. However, it belongs more specifically to UdgX branch, whose founding member was found to bind uracil in DNA (where it does not belong), without cleaving it, appears to promote DNA repair by a pathway involving RecA, rather than base excision.), producing MTGKRADSAASFVPEGADLAALRRAAASCEGCRLHVPATRTVFGAGPPDARLVLVGEQPGDVEDREGEPFVGPAGRLLDKALAETGLDRAGVYLTNAVKHFKFEERGKRRIHKSPTRGEVVACLPWLEAELAQVEPDLVVCLGATAAKAVLGTSFKVTEQRGLLQHVGEQAVIATVHPSAILRAPDRDEAYRGFVADLRVVHDHLYASS from the coding sequence ATGACGGGCAAGCGGGCCGACAGCGCCGCCTCGTTCGTGCCGGAGGGCGCGGACCTGGCGGCGCTGCGCCGCGCGGCCGCGTCCTGCGAGGGCTGTCGGCTCCACGTCCCCGCGACGCGGACGGTGTTCGGCGCCGGACCGCCCGACGCGCGGCTGGTGCTGGTGGGCGAGCAGCCCGGCGACGTCGAGGACCGCGAGGGCGAGCCGTTCGTCGGCCCGGCGGGCCGCCTGCTCGACAAGGCACTGGCGGAGACCGGCCTGGACCGCGCGGGCGTGTACCTGACCAACGCGGTCAAGCACTTCAAGTTCGAGGAGCGCGGCAAGCGCCGCATCCACAAGTCACCCACGAGGGGCGAGGTCGTCGCCTGCCTGCCGTGGCTGGAGGCCGAACTGGCGCAGGTGGAGCCGGACCTGGTCGTCTGCCTGGGCGCGACGGCCGCGAAGGCGGTCCTGGGGACGTCGTTCAAGGTCACCGAGCAGCGCGGGCTGCTCCAGCACGTCGGCGAGCAGGCGGTCATCGCGACCGTCCACCCGTCCGCGATCCTGCGGGCACCCGACCGCGATGAGGCGTACCGGGGTTTCGTGGCCGACCTCCGCGTCGTGCACGATCACCTGTACGCGTCTTCGTGA
- a CDS encoding aKG-HExxH-type peptide beta-hydroxylase, with product MRAFLEAAHPVRERLGPFADLDGAWALLASAERSAPEVVESVLMHHSVGVWLSRALRQVLGTAADATPLWSEVGWFHAVAAAAAVRADLPCDVTVPVVHGTVTIPSVGAFRLSRRFPVGQARVVNSAAGLSVEAPGVDTSAGWEQAKRLRGSARGYGFDVLVDDLEPYREFTGPVPPGPLDDAVWDEWRKLLGETWELLAEHHRPQAEELAAGLAAIVPLDTRRDVFAASSSAAFGAIGLSPKRSAVEFGEALVHEIQHSKVNALLDLVDLHTGDDEPVHYAPWRDDPRSLGGLLHGVYAFVSVAEYWHAQRGHVPASLARRAQFNLGHRARQVGVAVDGMRGLVELTDLGRRFVAGVAVRLAACAPDDLWPDVATAVDEITALHATTWRLRHVRPDPGAVDAAVTAWLDRRPAPVVDPRGGRVVPSAAAGDSALTALLRLRALDPDEFARLSYRRTPEHDYLRDDRGGAVRGFAARVLGAPHDVASWAGLGLALRSPTARVAPEVVRAVHRGVAARAASAPDPMALVAWFDRATR from the coding sequence TTGCGCGCATTCCTGGAAGCCGCGCACCCGGTCCGCGAGAGGCTGGGCCCGTTCGCCGACCTCGACGGGGCCTGGGCATTGTTGGCGTCCGCCGAACGGTCCGCGCCGGAGGTCGTGGAGAGCGTGCTGATGCACCACTCCGTCGGCGTGTGGCTGAGCCGCGCGCTGCGGCAGGTGCTCGGCACGGCGGCGGACGCGACGCCGCTGTGGTCGGAGGTCGGCTGGTTCCACGCCGTCGCCGCCGCCGCCGCGGTGCGGGCCGACCTGCCGTGCGACGTGACCGTGCCCGTGGTGCACGGCACCGTGACGATCCCCTCGGTGGGCGCCTTCCGGCTCTCCCGGCGCTTCCCGGTGGGACAGGCCAGGGTGGTCAACTCCGCCGCCGGCCTGTCGGTCGAGGCGCCGGGCGTCGACACGTCCGCCGGGTGGGAGCAGGCCAAGAGGCTGCGCGGCTCCGCTCGCGGGTACGGCTTCGACGTGCTGGTCGACGACCTGGAGCCCTACCGCGAGTTCACCGGACCGGTGCCGCCCGGCCCGCTCGACGACGCGGTGTGGGACGAGTGGCGCAAGCTGCTGGGCGAGACCTGGGAACTGCTCGCCGAGCACCACCGGCCGCAGGCCGAGGAACTCGCGGCGGGACTGGCGGCGATCGTGCCGCTCGACACCCGGCGCGACGTGTTCGCCGCGTCCTCGTCGGCCGCGTTCGGGGCCATCGGCCTGTCGCCCAAGCGCTCCGCGGTCGAGTTCGGCGAAGCCCTCGTGCACGAGATCCAGCACTCCAAGGTCAACGCCCTGCTCGACCTGGTCGACCTGCACACCGGCGACGACGAGCCCGTGCACTACGCGCCGTGGCGCGACGACCCCCGGTCGCTCGGAGGGCTGCTGCACGGCGTCTACGCCTTCGTCAGCGTGGCGGAGTACTGGCACGCGCAGCGCGGGCACGTGCCCGCGTCCCTGGCCCGCCGCGCGCAGTTCAACCTGGGGCACCGCGCCCGCCAGGTGGGTGTGGCGGTCGACGGCATGCGCGGTCTGGTGGAGCTCACCGACCTCGGCCGCCGGTTCGTGGCGGGGGTGGCGGTGCGCCTCGCCGCGTGCGCACCCGACGACCTGTGGCCGGACGTCGCGACCGCCGTGGACGAGATCACGGCGCTGCACGCGACGACCTGGCGACTGCGGCACGTCCGACCGGACCCCGGTGCGGTCGACGCGGCGGTCACCGCGTGGCTCGACCGGCGCCCCGCCCCGGTCGTCGACCCGCGCGGTGGTCGTGTCGTCCCATCCGCCGCGGCAGGGGACTCCGCGCTCACCGCGCTGCTCAGGCTGCGCGCCCTCGACCCCGACGAGTTCGCCCGGCTGTCGTACCGCCGCACCCCCGAGCACGACTACCTCCGGGACGACCGGGGCGGGGCCGTGCGGGGCTTCGCCGCGCGGGTGCTCGGCGCGCCGCACGACGTCGCCTCCTGGGCCGGGCTGGGCTTGGCGCTCCGTTCGCCGACCGCGCGCGTGGCGCCCGAGGTCGTGCGCGCCGTGCACCGGGGGGTCGCCGCGCGCGCCGCGTCCGCACCCGACCCGATGGCCCTGGTGGCCTGGTTCGACCGGGCCACCAGGTGA
- the fxsT gene encoding FxSxx-COOH system tetratricopeptide repeat protein, with translation MSGPHDEPPVREVLLQHLDTADSRVEKLRTADLTLREVRDSLWLVRTTPAPPRPPAAAGRPTAAPRERPAEDPAPPEPPEPADGPPDEPLTSEPAGAAPEPDPDRTGLQRWTPTPTTMARADPVITLNGAVSAVSAWPTVPALPERRRISRALRPLGRRHLSSRVQVLDEEATAVRAVRDRLWLPEWRDAPWRRFEVALVVDTTVAAEIWRQTVREFRVLLERQGAFRDVRTYELDSTGSDPEQVALRSEGGATHHWRHLVDPAGNRIVLVLTDTIGRAWHSGAVGHVLHHWGRHVPVAVVQTLAQRLWSWGGLPTRRMRLSAPAPGVPNHRLRVAGADTPATPVPVLGLSAEWMTQWARLLTSGTEWVETTAALVVPRTEPAPVPPAEEPLSAAESVLRFRTYASVDGFHLAGLLAATPLSPQLMGLVQRVLLPGSDLSALAEVMLGGLMTRLPGTDGDTDAVAYDFNTGVREELLATSRRSDTARVARVLDQYAGAGNEALRNYRLALDDPDQTEALAPSAENLPYLKVQEAVFRALSGPYARRSQRIGASIRPPGRRPAAGGPDGENSSTSPEHHLTSTDVQPIARTAGPQPSEGEDMTSPGTPLFTGERLPGATQPQVWGHVPLRNPDFVGRGELLEQLRLRLSEAGPTAVLPEALHGMGGVGKSQTVVEYIHRHASEYEVVWWISAERDAQIKASFVELANKLGVAAASAADTAVPAVLEALRLGTPFGKWMLVFDNADRPQDVRRYFPAGSGHIVVTSRNSEWGGFARAVEVDLFTREESVELLHRRGGDLDDAEADALADALGDLPLAVEQAAAWRAQTGMQVSEYLELLAQNRTELLEAGTSSEDQLPVAAAWNVPLNRLKHDHRAALELLQVCAFFGPEPISQQLFRGVRDAPVPDSLGDALRDPIKLSRAVREISRYSLAKIDHRANALQLHRLVQTVLKNQLGESEQNAMRHAVHVLLVNGDPLDPESADNWPRYAELLPHALVSRAVDCPDRWVRGLVINLVRYLLSAGDFDGARELSAQAMESWRTSLGEREFDTLEITRRYGISLRRLGRLAEAAQLNERTHQLFREVVGDNHEGMLLMLDTIALDRRAQGQFAEELDMRQQVYDRAVQILGIDDPMTLTYANNLASSFRLMGDYRQALKIDELNLLRRTAALGPTHYSTLASSNSVYMDMRELGEYVDAARLQDEALVVQRELFGDDHPRIIGATRSLSVALRKAGEHERAKALSEDCLVRYRRRHGEQHTDTITARMNLATDLRHLGDLDGSLVEARRSYEAFQRFQGDSHPYTLIAGLNLAVTLRLRGEVAEALDVDREMHTKLTGVFDADHPFALVAATNLASDLAATGDHAAARKMDEDTLERSTRVLGAEHPSTLAVALNLAIDLDALGEENESAVLHARTVASFRKVLGDEHPATIAATQSARANCDTDTMQF, from the coding sequence ATGAGCGGACCGCACGACGAGCCACCGGTCCGCGAGGTGCTGCTCCAGCACCTCGACACCGCCGACAGCCGCGTCGAGAAGCTGCGCACCGCCGACCTCACCCTGCGCGAGGTCCGCGACTCGTTGTGGCTCGTCCGCACCACCCCGGCCCCGCCGCGGCCGCCGGCCGCGGCGGGGCGACCGACCGCCGCGCCCCGCGAACGACCCGCCGAGGACCCGGCACCGCCCGAACCCCCCGAACCGGCCGACGGACCGCCGGACGAACCGCTCACCAGCGAACCGGCCGGTGCCGCGCCCGAGCCGGACCCCGACCGCACCGGTCTGCAGCGCTGGACGCCCACGCCCACCACGATGGCCCGCGCCGACCCGGTGATCACCCTCAACGGCGCGGTCAGCGCCGTCTCGGCGTGGCCGACCGTGCCCGCGCTCCCGGAGCGCCGCCGGATCAGCCGTGCCCTGCGCCCCCTGGGGCGCCGCCACCTCTCGTCCCGCGTGCAGGTGCTCGACGAGGAGGCCACCGCCGTACGCGCCGTCCGGGACCGCCTCTGGCTGCCCGAGTGGCGCGACGCGCCGTGGCGGCGCTTCGAGGTCGCACTGGTCGTGGACACCACGGTGGCCGCCGAGATCTGGCGGCAGACCGTGCGCGAGTTCCGCGTCCTGCTCGAACGCCAGGGCGCGTTCCGCGACGTGCGCACCTATGAACTCGACTCCACCGGCTCCGACCCCGAGCAGGTCGCCCTGCGTTCCGAGGGCGGCGCCACGCACCACTGGCGGCACCTCGTCGACCCCGCGGGGAACCGCATCGTGCTCGTGCTGACCGACACCATCGGCCGCGCCTGGCACAGCGGCGCGGTCGGCCACGTCCTGCACCACTGGGGTCGCCACGTCCCGGTGGCCGTGGTGCAGACCCTCGCGCAACGGCTGTGGTCCTGGGGCGGCCTGCCGACCCGGCGCATGAGGCTCTCCGCGCCCGCCCCCGGCGTGCCCAACCACCGGCTGCGCGTCGCGGGCGCGGACACCCCGGCCACCCCCGTGCCGGTCCTGGGCCTGTCCGCCGAGTGGATGACCCAGTGGGCCAGGCTCCTCACCTCCGGCACGGAGTGGGTCGAGACCACCGCGGCCCTCGTCGTCCCCCGGACCGAACCCGCGCCCGTGCCCCCGGCCGAGGAGCCGCTGTCCGCCGCCGAGAGCGTGCTGCGCTTCCGCACCTACGCCTCCGTGGACGGCTTCCACCTGGCCGGTCTGCTCGCCGCCACCCCGCTCAGCCCCCAGCTCATGGGCCTGGTCCAGCGCGTCCTGCTGCCCGGCTCCGACCTGTCCGCGTTGGCCGAGGTGATGCTCGGCGGCCTCATGACGCGGCTGCCCGGCACCGACGGCGACACCGACGCCGTCGCCTACGACTTCAACACCGGGGTGCGCGAGGAACTCCTCGCCACCTCGCGCCGCTCCGACACCGCCCGCGTCGCCCGCGTGCTCGACCAGTACGCCGGCGCCGGCAACGAGGCGCTGCGCAACTACCGCCTGGCGCTCGACGACCCCGACCAGACCGAGGCCCTCGCACCCTCGGCGGAGAACCTCCCCTACCTCAAGGTCCAGGAAGCGGTCTTCAGGGCGCTGTCCGGACCGTACGCGCGGAGGTCCCAGCGCATCGGTGCCTCGATCCGCCCTCCGGGCCGCCGGCCGGCGGCCGGCGGCCCGGACGGGGAGAACAGTTCAACCAGTCCGGAGCACCACTTGACGAGTACGGATGTCCAGCCGATCGCGCGCACGGCCGGTCCCCAGCCGTCCGAAGGAGAAGACATGACCTCTCCCGGAACGCCACTGTTCACCGGCGAACGGCTGCCCGGCGCCACACAACCGCAGGTGTGGGGTCACGTCCCGCTGCGCAACCCCGACTTCGTCGGGCGCGGCGAACTGCTCGAACAACTGCGGTTGCGGCTGAGCGAGGCGGGCCCCACCGCGGTGCTGCCGGAGGCGCTGCACGGCATGGGCGGCGTCGGCAAGTCCCAGACCGTGGTGGAGTACATCCACCGGCACGCGAGCGAGTACGAGGTCGTGTGGTGGATCTCCGCGGAACGGGACGCGCAGATCAAGGCCAGCTTCGTGGAACTGGCCAACAAACTGGGCGTGGCGGCCGCGAGCGCCGCCGACACCGCGGTCCCGGCCGTGCTGGAGGCGCTGCGCCTCGGCACGCCGTTCGGCAAGTGGATGCTCGTCTTCGACAACGCCGACCGCCCGCAGGACGTCCGGCGCTACTTCCCCGCCGGCAGCGGCCACATCGTCGTCACCTCGCGCAACAGCGAGTGGGGCGGTTTCGCGCGCGCGGTCGAGGTCGACCTGTTCACCCGCGAGGAGAGCGTCGAACTCCTGCACCGCCGCGGCGGCGACCTGGACGACGCCGAGGCCGACGCCCTGGCCGACGCCCTGGGCGACCTCCCGCTGGCCGTGGAGCAGGCCGCCGCGTGGCGGGCCCAAACCGGCATGCAGGTGTCCGAATACCTGGAGCTGCTGGCCCAGAACCGCACGGAACTGCTGGAGGCGGGCACCTCCAGCGAGGACCAGCTCCCGGTCGCGGCGGCGTGGAACGTCCCGCTCAACCGCCTCAAGCACGACCACCGCGCCGCCCTGGAACTGCTCCAGGTGTGCGCCTTCTTCGGCCCGGAACCCATCTCCCAACAGCTGTTCCGCGGCGTGCGCGACGCACCCGTGCCCGACTCGCTGGGCGACGCGCTGCGCGACCCCATCAAGCTCAGCCGCGCCGTGCGCGAGATCAGCCGCTACAGCCTCGCCAAGATCGACCACCGCGCCAATGCCCTGCAGCTGCACCGCTTGGTGCAGACGGTCCTCAAGAACCAGCTCGGCGAGAGCGAGCAGAACGCGATGCGGCACGCCGTGCACGTGCTGCTGGTCAACGGCGACCCGCTGGACCCGGAGTCGGCCGACAACTGGCCCCGCTACGCCGAACTCCTGCCGCACGCGCTGGTGTCGCGCGCGGTCGACTGCCCGGACCGCTGGGTGCGCGGACTCGTCATCAACCTCGTGCGCTACCTGCTCAGCGCGGGCGACTTCGACGGGGCCCGGGAGCTGTCCGCCCAGGCCATGGAGTCCTGGCGCACCTCGTTGGGGGAGCGCGAGTTCGACACGCTGGAGATCACCCGCCGCTACGGCATCTCGCTGCGCCGGCTGGGTCGCCTCGCGGAGGCCGCGCAGCTCAACGAGCGCACGCACCAGCTGTTCCGCGAGGTCGTCGGCGACAACCACGAGGGCATGCTGCTCATGCTCGACACCATCGCCCTCGACCGGCGGGCGCAGGGCCAGTTCGCCGAGGAACTGGACATGCGCCAACAGGTCTACGACCGCGCCGTGCAGATCCTCGGCATCGACGACCCCATGACGTTGACCTACGCCAACAACCTGGCCAGCTCGTTCCGCCTCATGGGCGACTACCGGCAGGCGTTGAAGATCGACGAGCTGAACCTGCTCCGCCGGACCGCCGCCCTGGGGCCGACCCACTACTCCACCCTGGCCAGCAGCAACAGCGTCTACATGGACATGCGCGAACTCGGCGAGTACGTGGACGCGGCGAGGCTCCAGGACGAGGCGCTGGTGGTTCAGCGCGAGCTGTTCGGGGACGACCACCCGAGGATCATCGGCGCGACCCGCAGCCTGTCGGTGGCCCTGCGGAAGGCCGGTGAGCACGAGCGGGCGAAGGCGCTGTCCGAGGACTGCCTGGTCCGGTACCGGCGCCGGCACGGCGAGCAGCACACCGACACGATCACGGCGCGGATGAACCTGGCCACGGACCTGCGGCACCTGGGCGACCTCGACGGCTCGCTCGTCGAGGCACGGCGCAGCTACGAGGCGTTCCAGCGCTTCCAGGGGGACTCCCACCCCTACACGCTGATCGCCGGGTTGAACCTGGCGGTGACGCTGCGCCTGCGCGGCGAGGTCGCCGAGGCGCTGGACGTCGACCGGGAGATGCACACCAAGCTGACCGGGGTGTTCGACGCCGACCACCCGTTCGCCCTCGTGGCCGCCACCAACCTGGCGAGCGACCTGGCCGCGACCGGTGACCACGCCGCCGCCAGGAAGATGGACGAGGACACGCTGGAGCGGTCGACCCGCGTGCTGGGCGCCGAGCACCCGTCGACCCTCGCGGTGGCGCTGAACCTCGCGATCGACCTCGACGCGCTCGGCGAGGAGAACGAGTCGGCGGTGCTGCACGCCCGCACGGTCGCGTCGTTCCGCAAGGTGCTCGGCGACGAGCACCCGGCGACGATCGCGGCCACCCAGTCCGCGCGGGCGAACTGCGACACGGACACGATGCAGTTCTGA